The Mucilaginibacter terrae region TGTAAAGCTGTTGATGGAGGTCATCGAGCGTAAAAAAATAACACCTTATGTGATTATACAGTCGTTTGATAAGCGAACTATACAGTTGCTCAATAAAAAATATCCGCAAGTAAAAACCTCGTTCTTGGTTGATGACAAAAGAATATTAGACGAGCATTTGGCAGAGCTGGGATATAAACCATTTATATACAGTCCGGCTTATAAAATGGTTACGCCCCAAATGGTGCAGCAATGCCACGCTAAAGGCATTAAAATTGTGCCCTGGACGGTTAACACTGCCGACGAAATAGCATCACTTAAAGCCATGGGCGTTGATGGAATCATATCTGACTACCCTAACCTGCTGGTTAAATAAAAACAAGTATGTTGAGCTAAGATCTATTCATATCATTTATAAGAGTCAGGCTTCCTTTTACTATCAGGAACCTTTAAACTTGACTCCTGATTCTATATTCTTGATCCTCTATTTTGGTTTACTCAACAAATTCACAAACAACCTGTAAGCCCCCGGCACCCCGGCAGGCAACTGCCTGAAGAACGCCAGCGAGGTATATACATACCTGCCTTTGCCATAATTAGCCGAAATTAATGAACCATTTTTAGGTGATTCGCCTGCATCATTCATCTCAAAAATGGTTTGATACTCCTGCACTACGCCGTTAACAAAGTACAGGCCGCGTTCTTGTACCCAACCGTCAAAATCGGTTTGGGTTATTTTGTTGGGATAGTTCAGCAGCGGGCTTTGCGGGTTGGTAATTGTCACTTTGGCAAACTCATCGGTAACGCGCTCATTACCCGGAAGTAAAGCGTAGGGGCCTATTTGCTGTGTTACCAAGCCTGCCGGATTATTGTATTGCACCACCAAATTACCGCCATTTTTTACATACTCCATTAACTTAGGTTGTTCAAAGGCCAAACGTTCGTCAACGTTGTAAGCTCGCACACCGGTAACAATGGCATCGTAAACAGATAAGTCGCCGTTCATGATCTCGTTTTCGGTGAGCAGGTGTACCTCGTAGCCTATCTGGCGCAGGGCATCGGCCACAAAATCACCAGCTCCGGTTATGTAACCTATCTTTTTACCGGCAATTTTCAGGTCGAGGTTTACCAGCTTGGCCTGTGCAGGCGGGAATAACGATATATTAGGAATATGCTCGTATTGAATACGCTGTAAGCCTAAACTGTAGTTTTTGCCGTTTACCGTAACAACTGCTTCGGCGGTACCGTTTTGTGCATTGGCAATAGGGGTTATGGTAAAGTCAGCCGTCCACTCGTCGCCCTTTTTCTTATCAGCAAAGCTTATGCTCGCCGGACTGATCTGCCAACCCACCACCGGTTTAATGCTGATGCTTCCGCCACCATTAATAAAACTTTTAAGCTTTACCTGTAAAGTTTGCGGCTGTTTGGTGCTGTACACATAAACCTTATTGCTAATGGTTGCCGTAACCGGCGGGGCAATTTCAATTGGCTCGTACAGCTCACCACGCACCGGATCAACATATTTATATATTAATTTACGGTCGTAATGAATGGGCTTGCCTTCTATCTCAAAAGTATAGCTCACAGTTAACAGATCGGGATTTTCGGGGTTGCCTGCCAGCTCGTCGTTGGGTAAGGTATAAGCGCCTATGCCGTGCGGCGCATTGAGCCAGTAGGGCTGAGTTAACTTATCGGCAAGGGCTTTAATGGAATAAGTTTTTAACTCGTTAGCGGGTATAACCTGCCCGGTTCCTGCAAAAGTTTGCGCTTGCTTTTGTATGCTGATGCTTTGCAGTTTGACCTTATTACTGTAGCGGTTTAGCACCTGCGAGCGGATGGCAATGCTATCACCCAGGGCATAACTGGCTTCGGCGGCATAGCTTTCAAACCATAGGCCGGCACATGCGGCTATTAAGTTATCCAGTTCTTTAAGCTTGAGGGTGCGCCAGTATACATCGCTTACTTTTTCAATTTTGGTACGAAGTTTTACCAGTTCGGGCACTGATTTTTCGGGAGCATCGGCATCAAATGCTTTGGAGATGATAGAAAGATTGGTGGCAATATCGTCTCCGCCTTTTACTCGTTTCCAGGTGGTAAGGGTACCGTCGAGCAGGTCTTCTTTTGGAGCCTCGCCCAATATGGTCTTAAAATACTCGAATGATTGCCCGCGTTGCCTTGCCGAACCAAAACCCTGCGATTTATGGTTAGAACGGCTTTCGGCTGCAATTTCGCCGTAGCCTTTTCCCAGTATAGGATTGTAAACGCCTACATCTACCTTAAATTGATCAGGGCTTATGGTATTGTTACCTCCAAAATTAAAGGTGTTCCACAGCAGGCGTTTGGCCTGCCATGGCTGTACATACTTCAACTGTTCGGGGTAACGCTTCGGATCGGCCGCGGCGGTAAAAGCCTCTTGGGTTATAATTGCCGATGAGGTATGGTGCCCATGCCCGCCCTCGCCGGTAGTAGGGAAACGGCATATCATTACATCGGGTTTAAATTGGCGTATCACCCATACCATATCGCCTAAGATCTTATCACGGTCCCAAATTTTCAGCGTTTCATCAGGGCCTTTGCTAAACCCAAAATCGTTGGCGCGGCTAAAAAATTGCTCGGCACCATCAGCACGGCGGGCAGCTAACAGCTCCTGTGTGCGTATTAAACCTAACAGTTCGGCCTGCTCGTTACCTATCAAATTCTGACCACCATCGCCACGGGTTAACGCCAGGTAGCCGGTACGGTAGCCTTTTTCCTGCGCCAGGTAGGCCAGCAAACGGGTATTCTCATCATCGGGGTGGGCGGCTATGTAAAGCACGCTGCCCAATACGTTCAACTTTTTAAACTGCTGCCTTATGGTAGATAAATTGGCCGGTGGAGCCGTTTGCGCTAATGCACCGGTTGTTATGAGTAGAGCAATTGAAAGTGATTTAAAAATCTTCATAAAATTTATGGCTGAGGATACCGCTGCTGAAAGTACAAATATTAGATAAACAGATATTAATTTTTATGCGCCTTTTGACATTGTGATGTTGCGTTGATGTATGCGCTTGTTTTACAATCCTTGTTCGTTAAAAAATGAGCGCAAGTTTAGCATTTTTATTCTCCACTCTTGAGACGGGGCGGGTTAAGTTGAGCGGACAGGAATATGTAATTAGCCAACTATACTTTTCTAAAAAAGACGTACCCCTCCACCCCTCTTGAAAGGGAAATCTTACAAACCCATTCTTCTCAATTTGTCCAAGCCGTGTCTCTCATAGATACCTCTGTAGTGCTAATAACAAAGTAATATTGAACGCGGCGCAGGGTCCTCTACGAGAGACCCTGCTACAACGAGTGTAATGTTTTTTGTTCAAGCAGGGTCTCTCAAAGAGGGTCCTGTAGTGCTATGACAAAGTAATATTGAACGCGGCGCAGGGCCCTCTGCGAGAGACCCTGCTACAACGAGTGTAATGTTTTTTGTCCGAGCAGGGTCTCTCAAAGAGGACCCTGCAGTGCTAATGACAATGCAAAATTGAAACCCGGCGCAGTGTTTCTGCGAGAAACACTGCTGCAACCATAATATAGTGTTGATACCAGTATTATATATAATGAAGCCCATGTGGTATTTCAATCATGTAAAA contains the following coding sequences:
- a CDS encoding PIG-L family deacetylase; the protein is MKIFKSLSIALLITTGALAQTAPPANLSTIRQQFKKLNVLGSVLYIAAHPDDENTRLLAYLAQEKGYRTGYLALTRGDGGQNLIGNEQAELLGLIRTQELLAARRADGAEQFFSRANDFGFSKGPDETLKIWDRDKILGDMVWVIRQFKPDVMICRFPTTGEGGHGHHTSSAIITQEAFTAAADPKRYPEQLKYVQPWQAKRLLWNTFNFGGNNTISPDQFKVDVGVYNPILGKGYGEIAAESRSNHKSQGFGSARQRGQSFEYFKTILGEAPKEDLLDGTLTTWKRVKGGDDIATNLSIISKAFDADAPEKSVPELVKLRTKIEKVSDVYWRTLKLKELDNLIAACAGLWFESYAAEASYALGDSIAIRSQVLNRYSNKVKLQSISIQKQAQTFAGTGQVIPANELKTYSIKALADKLTQPYWLNAPHGIGAYTLPNDELAGNPENPDLLTVSYTFEIEGKPIHYDRKLIYKYVDPVRGELYEPIEIAPPVTATISNKVYVYSTKQPQTLQVKLKSFINGGGSISIKPVVGWQISPASISFADKKKGDEWTADFTITPIANAQNGTAEAVVTVNGKNYSLGLQRIQYEHIPNISLFPPAQAKLVNLDLKIAGKKIGYITGAGDFVADALRQIGYEVHLLTENEIMNGDLSVYDAIVTGVRAYNVDERLAFEQPKLMEYVKNGGNLVVQYNNPAGLVTQQIGPYALLPGNERVTDEFAKVTITNPQSPLLNYPNKITQTDFDGWVQERGLYFVNGVVQEYQTIFEMNDAGESPKNGSLISANYGKGRYVYTSLAFFRQLPAGVPGAYRLFVNLLSKPK